Part of the Xenopus tropicalis strain Nigerian chromosome 3, UCB_Xtro_10.0, whole genome shotgun sequence genome, GCCCAAGGAACAATGCTTAAGTGTTTCAGTATGTCTTCTATGCACTGCCTGTAGCGAGCATAGAAGACATTGAAAACCAACAAGACGTAAGAAACGAACAGTCGTGTTAGCATGATGAGGTTTCAGCTTCACCCCACCCCATACAGCTGGCGAGACAAGAAATGAAACTGGAGTCAGACTATGCTATAAGGCCTGAAAGTAGGACACCTTGAATAAAACCATATGACTTCACTATTATAttagcagaaaaaaaagcaacttCATATTAACACCCTCTGAATGTAATGTTAGGCAGGTAGCAAATGTTTTGATTCTTTTGGTAACAGAATATAAGACTCTACTTGAATAGAAGTCGGGGTAATAGTGTATAGAGCCAGTCTATCAGAAATTGTTTACACATTTTGCAGAAACCCCAGCATCAACAAAAGCTTAATTCATGGTGGCTTAGTGgactgccttgcagtgctgggatcCTGTATTCAAAACCAGTTTGAGCATGCAAGGAGTTGGTATGTTCTTTCTGTGTCTGGAGTAGCTCTGGCTAGTCCAGTTCCATCTCACACACCAAAAACATATAGATAAGTTAACTGCCTACTCcctaaaatgctttcccactggcaataaagtgactTATTGGTGGAAAGGAATATGCAGCACTACATTGGCCAAAGTTTCTTGTGCAGAAAACATTGCATGACTGGAAAACAAAGTGACGTGTGTGCTTTCCCACCAGCGATCTGACTTTAACTGcaggcggctaatctccctgtgtgccactgcccttacagtctaaggtccctatcacattatgGTCAGTAAAATGAGTaaccaattaacttgcctgtatgtttttggtgtgACACACATCAGACATCATTACAGGCCCAATACCACCCTGCGGGTGCCATGTTGAAGCGGGCTGGAAGGCGGGTACATTCTCTGGGAACATactaactccttgcagatagtgctcaAGCCATGTGTGCTTTCCCACCAAAGATtcattttattgccagtgggaaagcattttaaggagatttgttgccaaaGTTAGCCAcagacaacaaatctccctgtgtgccactaccCTAATATCCAATGAAGCAGAAGGTGCCTCAGAAATATGTTGGTgcataaataccaggaaataaatacaaacattctAAAAATTTCACTTGGCAGGCCTCAATTTGTTACTCGTGCCCTAGTGAATTTAATCGCTAACCTTGCATCACAGACCTACATTTGTACCTATTTCTACTGAAGGAGATAATATATTTTTTCAGACTTTATGCTCACAAAGAAATTTTTGTTTCTTGTCATTCTTTAGTACCTTTGAGCGGCAATCAGGACTGGGCAGAAAGGTCTATGGATTATGAGCACTATCCCTGTATTTGTGTTTAtgtgtaattttatttatatagtgctatttaTGTATGCAGTACTCTacagcaataaataaatagaataaacagggagtcattacaataataggtCCAAATGAATACAAAGTACAGCTGAATTAAAGATTCCCCAGATTTAAATGTCAAAGAAAcaagaaggtccctgccctgtagagctcaCAATCTGCATGTTTCTGTCTTTACTGAGGTTGCGTTTCACCAGGGACTTATGACCATTTTCTGAAGACACATCTGTCTGGGAATCATTTACATACCTTCCTACATATTTTTTTCCCTGGTTCAGTTCCTGTGGCGTTGGTCCAAGCCTCCAGTATGGCAGCAGTCCAAGCAAATAGATAACACAAGATGACTCACATGAAAaatacttcattttttatttatttattttttataaagacaACTATAACCTGTATCCTATttcaatttaaacatgaaaacattCTTGCTTTTACACAGGTTGAAATTAGTTGCCCTTTTTTTAAAGGGCCTTTATCtgcttcctaaaaaaaaaaaagcaggggaTTCTGAAAAGCTAAATTTTACATTTGTGTGCTAACAGTTGTATTTTCACTTTAAgtggtaattcacctttaaattacattgTAAAGCCAGATTTACGAaagtttgcatttattttcattttcacaaatcatactttttggtgctgaaaatcgTGTATTTTACAAATGAATCAAAAACACCAATTTATGTTAATTTATCAAGTCAACATTAGTGCTTTTTTAATTTGAGAGTTTTTTTATGGTAGAAAAATCcattaaaattacacaaatttgaatttgaatgaatctgtcccttagtatgatgcagacagtgacattctgagacagtttgaGATAATACCTTGGTCAGTGACCCTAATTTAAGGGTTAGTAATATACTTCTAATTTTAATGCAGGACATTCCCAACCACAGTAAGAAACAGTAAACATCTCCAAAGTCCAGAAACTATAACTTACAAAATTTATGACAATTTGTGAATCTCACTGTAAATCACAATGTTAAGATCACATCACTGTTTTATTtagttcaattaaaaaaatgttttagctttTAATGGCATATACTATTTCCAGGCTCAGAGAGTGGCGATGGGGgcaaaatgtgcccctaattagGCCAATTTATATTTGGGATCATGGGAAAGGTGGTTATTAAAGGATAGTAAAATGGATGAACAAGTCTTACATCAATATATTAATGATATTGTTACAGTGCAGCAGGGTCCCCCACTGAGTTTGTGGATGCCTTAAATATAAACAGTTTCCATTTGAAGTTCACATACACATGACCAAACAAAGTTAAACTTCTTGGATGTCACATTGGAGGTAAATGGAGATAGGCTGATTGAAGCAAGTCTGTatagaaagggaaaaaaagaacacccctatctgtctataatcccctctaatgtacttgtgcagagtaatcatatcccctcgcaagcgccttgtGGACTAAATAAGAGTCTTaattttcaaccttttttggaaTAGGCCCTTAGCCATGCACTGTGTGTATCTtgtatttctcttttctttcttgaGTAGGGCAGCGAAATGCTAGCAAAGCTTCTGGTTAAAAACTGAGATGATTAAGGAAGTCTTGGCACATTATTGGTTATATACTGTACGTATAaacataaagatttttttttgttttgttgcagcTTCCCTGCAGTCTTTAAGAGATCTTGAGTACTTTATAAGTATTAGTCATATGATAAATTTTAGTAATACATTTACAGATTTTTGAAAGGAATACCTATTTTATATTCTTGTTAATTATTGTGGATTGATGCTCCTTTAAATATAGCAACCTCACGGATACCTTTTTGGTTATATAATGTGCTTTACACAGTGGTTAACTGGATGCATGGGCACTTGAATGTTATTATAGAAGTTAATCTGGAGCAAAGTGGAGTTACTATAGTTACATTTGGAACTAGGGAGGGTTCCCCTTCAAAGGAGCACACATCCTGTGACATCACACAATCATGTGACATAAAGAAGCTGGCCTTTAATATACACAAGCGCATAATGTACATTCATTTGGCCAGTTCACAATTGATGTTCTCAGTACAGAGGGGCCCCTCCAAAGTTTTTGGTATTACTCCttgcttgtttttatgggaaTGGGAAGTACTTTTTAATTAAACTAAATTAGACAGTGATGTGATCTTAACATTTTAATGTTGTTTAATCGTAATAATTGTAATTTACAGTGAGATTCATAAACTGTTGTGAGTTATAGAACCTTATTTAAGAGCTGAAAAGAGAGGCaaatgaagaaggcaaatataaacaaattaaaattaaaaagttgctaataagacattacatagtaaatgttaatttaaaggtaaactacctttAAAAATACTTATCTCTCCTTATTTTTAATACTAGGCGCCTAATACATTTAGACAATACAGGTAAGATTCACTGTGGGTACCCTGCATGAAGAAAAGGAGATATGGACCCAGTGCTGCTGAGAGCATCTATGAGGAAGTGCAAGAACTTGCTGCAACAACTGTGGCAAACTTTGCTTAATCACAACTGCACTCGTGCTTTGTAAATGAACTAACAATTTTTATTGCAAAAGTACAAATGGGGCTGAGGAAGCATTTCAAGGCTAATTAGAGAAGTATAAAGGAAGTACAACTGGCCTAGCCATATTTGctttaaatgtacaaaaaaaaagtattgataATTGCACATTTCCTGGACCCATGTTTTGTTATAAATTCATTCTATCAAGGATGATATCAGTTGTCCTTTTGGATATTTATAAATTGGAAATGACACTGCAATATTCAAAGATTGTGTTCAAAACAACAGATGTTCCATCACAGATGCATATGCAAAGGGAAAACTTGACTAATAGCCAGACATAGTTTACAAAGGACCAGGCACGGCAGGCTTTGATGTGGACAAATACATACAGTCAGAAGCTGTGGAGGAAAACAGTACAATCTATGctaataaaagtacaggtataggacccattatccacaataCTTGGGGGGCCCAAgggttttcccggataagggatctttccgtaatttgtatctttgtaccttaaagctactaaaaatcacttaaacattgaATTAACATAACAGgattgttatattattacagacaaataggaaatcatttttaaaaatgtgaattatttgattaaaatggagtcaatggaagatggccttcctgtaattcagaactttccggataatgggtttccagataagggatcccatacctgtacagtataacAGTTGATATGAAGGAATGAGAAGTTATGGATGGCTAGTAATCAGAAAAACAGCATTATTTAAAAAGCTACAATAaacaattataattaaaaatgttcagtgttttgaaagttatctgtaaatgtaattgcagcttaaagtatttgtgtatatttttttctctgttttttactCCTTAAATGATGCAGCAGAAGCCAGGCAATTAACAGACCTGGAAAAAACCCATTTTAAAAGGGAGGTTCACTGTTAGCTTTTAGTATatttatagaatgccctattcctagcaactttgcaattggtattattttgccttcatcttttgcctctttctagctttcaaaatggggatcactgacctcaggagccaaaaactgttgctctgtgaagcaaaaatattattctagtctgtcattcaaaccaatgcctggttgctaaggtaaataagaccatagtaATCCGATAGCTGCAgctgccaaactggagagcaactgaacaaaaaactaaataactgaaaaaccacaaaaattaaaaaatgaaaaccaattggaaattgtcttaaaatatctatatcatactaaaagtttatttaaaggtgactCAAAACCTGACACCTGTTCGCTTTTGTCCAGTGGTTTATGTTAATGAAACTTCTAGAGTCACATATcaaggctgatttactaaggaGTTACAATGTGCTATATTTTTCACCATACTGCACCTTATCGCCCTTAGAAGCAACTTTTTGTGCTCCCACAATGGAGCACAAATGGTTGCATCGCTGTATGTGGCACTGACAGTGCCTGATAGCACTGCATGGGAGGCATATGTCCCTAGATTGGGTGTCATTTAACATGAGAAAGGAATGTGTATCAAGGGATGccagggagccctgtactttatGCCTTACACCAGATTCAACACCCCAATCAGACATTAAGTGCATTAGAACCAACTATGGGCCAGGGCTCGAATGCAAAGTCTTAATGATACATGCAATTTTGCACCCCATAGCTCTGTACCACTTGTGCCCATGGTAAATAGTCACATATAGATTACATAGTCTTTTTCCAAAATTCCCTTCCACTTTTTTAAATTTCAGTAGCACTTACTAATTACAATTGTTAGCATCTCACAGTTAAAAAAATTTACTTGTTTGGATTAAAACATTTGATTTATTTTGTGCTACAGCAGATTTAGTCACTGCACAAGCTTTTAGAACTACAGTTCAGAAGAAATTGAGTTCCGAAtttcagcaggaaaaaaaaataaataaataaaagagggAGAAGGGCTGGGTGATTTCCTATTAACAAATTTAAGTCTGTATGGCTGGATTCATGCTGGAAAATATATGGCATACTTCTCATAGTTTATGGTTTTCCTTAGACTGTAAAACATTATTCAGACAAGCAGAGAAGTGTGCTTGTGTTTATTCTCTGGTCAACAAACTTCTCATAACATCATATATAAATATCATAACATCAGATGTATGCAATCTTTTAACAATGTTTAAATTTTTGTAACATGTAAAATGTTATAtacaaacttttatttttgatTCAGTCTGCTTACTCTATCCCGGAAATGATTTATAAGTTTCAGAAAAATATCAGTATACTATTTTTCAACAAACTTCTCATAACATCATACATAAATATCATAACATCAGATGTATGCAATCTTTTAACAGTGATGCAAGcacttttgttttaatttttgtaaaatgttatATACGAACTTTTATTTTTGAATCAGTCTGCTTACTCTATCCAGGAAATGATTTATAATAAGCTTCAGAAAAATATCATTATACTATTTTTTTCACAAGAGGTATAGGTATTGGAAACGGAAATGAGCTTGCACAAGTTGTACAGTTGCAAACTGCCTACATTTTAATCAGTTATTAAGTAGAACTGAAGTTAGTTAGTTTTACTAACTTGTAATTTATATCTTCCATTTAGTTCCCAAAATTCCAAGCTGAACAAGTTTCAATTGTTATACTATAGTTTTATTAACATATGCTGCACTAATTTCCTCCTCAGCTTCTGACTTGTCCCATCAAAGCCTGCTGTGCCAAATGCACTAACCACCAGGGTACATAAGACCAATGTGGCCCACAGACTGGATATTATACCTGAGAACCgcaacagcccggggtagctgcaagcgtctcctcttcctgctttatgtgcttgcgcatgcacagtagagtgaaaagccaaactttaacaacaaagtcgggtTTTCACTATTCTGcgcatgcaccagcccagggattttgcctgCAGAAGACATACCtaagaaggaagtgctcgctgcaggtaccccgggccggtgcgtttttttctaacaggggcaccagcccggggtacaaggtaagcgataaaagtcacttgggggtgcctaacattttggcaccccaagtgacttagcctttccttctcctttaatttatattactatacccctgtttgtgtttagGCCTTGTATAGCACTGTgtacatttgtggtgctatataaatacatacataaaagtgCATATCCAGATCagtattaaaaataatgtttagtgCTACTTTGCCATTTTTGGATTCTTCTCTTCCCTTTTTCTTATTTTCCACGCCTCATTTTTTCTTATATCTTCTTCCTGTTTTCTTACCTTTACTCTCGTGTTGTTTCTTATCCTCCCTGGCTTTCCTTCATCTTATAGGGCATATTTATGATATATTGAAACTAGAGCTTGCCACAGTTCACCAGAGTGGCATTCCATTACGCTTTATTCTTTTTACTGGATTTttagaggcgtatttatcaaatagtgaactcttcCTTTCACTCCTCTGTTTTAATAAACTCTGTCCTCCCATTTTTTCCTTATGTCTTTTCGCTCCTTCCAGTAATACTTTCTAATCCTCTTACCCTCAAGCCTGACCCATTTGCTCCTCCTTATCATATGCTGCATCTCCCAATATCTACCCTAATTATTCTCTTCTCCTTGCACAGTAATACATTGCTAAAAAACAACCTTATCAAAAGACTTGCATACAGGATTTTTTTTGTGAAGAAATGTGCAATATTTATTAACACAGTTGCATGCCAAAAGATAAATATGTAGAGTAACAAATGTGGAATAGAAGATATCATCGGTCCTTTGGGGGATCTTTCTTCATACGTCTTCTGTGGTACCTGGAAATCAAACAATGTGCACGTATTATAATTAAGTGCAGCACTgataaatatttacttatatgtTTGCCAAGTCCCTTAAAATTACATATGTAAAAATTACCTTTAATTTAAGAACGTAGCATCTATTTAAGGAAAACTGAATTAAAGGTAAACACTACATATAGCATCGGTACACATACTTCTAGTCACTATATTAATGGCATTATTTGATATGGTTACAAAGCATCACTGGAGATTATGCTATTTTGTAAATAACTGGAATGTGTAtggtttttaaaatattgttaaCAACCAATCACCATGCAATTACAAAACAATTGTCAGGAATCATATAAGACACCCTGAGACAGTGTATGTACAATACTTTACATGCCATGCCAGGCAACATAAAATAAGATGGTTGCACAGCAATCAGATGTAAACCACCCTGTTATAGAAGAGGAGCACTAGGCCAGGGTAAGgaaatttaatgtttttattcactgggggtgcctaaaaaaTTGACACACCCTGATGAATTTGGCTTTTTCCTTAAACCTTGAGAAAGCAGCCAAACATTGGTACAGTCTTCTGACTACAAAATTTCCAAACAATATCTATTCCACCACACTATTAGTAAACTATCTATTCCACCGCACTATTAATAAAGTCTTTACAGATAACCTACATTTTAGTTGAAATTTATTCATACTGTGCCTAAATGTTATCACATCAAACTCCCAAAATTCACACTACATTTATTTGTAACCCTTAATATTGACACAATCTCATGTCAGGTAAAGCAGAGGCATAATATCCTTTTAATTTAATCAAACGAACCAATCAAATGATTCCATCATGGCTCAGCACAGGTTGTGTTTAACAATAATGTATTGTAATAGATTTAATGTCAGCTACATATTTTGCAGTAGTTAAACTTACATATTTGATCAGTTTACATTTAATTCCAAAACGTAAGGGAATATTGTGAGTTATATTTATCAGAAGTTACTTACTGTCCAACTGGATACCACTGATGTTTGGTTGTATAGAACATTTTGCTAAGCTCTTCTTTTGTTGGCTCAGGTTTAGCTTTAACTTCATTAAGCCTGGCCTTTAGGACAAGCTCATGTGTTTGTGTGTGGCTGGTTAATGGGTCCTTCTGGGGAAGAGGCTGTAATAAAACATTGGTAATTAAGCATTCAATACAAACCAAGTGACTATGGCTTATATCACAGTATTGTTTTTTGATTGCAATGACAAACACAAACACTGGCTAACTGCTGCAGTTTGCCACTGATATTATTCCCTAAGCATCTAGTACTCAGTTTGTCATTAAGGTTCGCTACTTCAGAATTGGTGATGCTTGGGAACTTAATAGCCAGCATGGCCCAACTAAATCATATTTTGTTATAAGTACTGCAGTTTTCCATAAACAGATCACTCACTGTAATTTTATTGAAAAACAAGTAAGGTAACTTAGACATACACTCATCATGTTTTAcaccatttattttttatggcattttaatgAGCTTCCTATGCCAAGAACATAGTCAAACACTGCAACACATTCTTCATTTGTGAATGACACCAATAGACAATTATTGCACTGGGTTATAATATTtggaatacaggggtaacatCCATAAGGCTCCATGCTTTACTTGCTTTACTAAAAAcactattaataataaaaaaaggttgTTCTGCCTTCAATATGGATTCACGTTAAAAGAACTAAAGTTTTTACAAAGAAGTAAATATTGCAAATTATGTTTGGAGATTCTGTGCCACcccaagccaaccacagccctttagcagggaagatctgtgcctccaaagatgccaaCAGTACGCCCCCGTCTTCTCTGCTGACTCACTGCTGCTGTCActcacctgagcttagggaccaacacacaatatactgtatatacagtaatataagtcacaatacaaggctgattagtacttCATCCAAAGTCTCATCACCTGTAGCATTAGTTTTTTCTGATATGAACCTCATTTTGTGCTTCACGATTTTTGAGTATCtcaaagcttagcttcttaacagctgcccagagcactccaaacaaaatccaagatggtgaccccacCCAGTGCAGTAAgtttctagccatattttttttttccccacagggTATAACTTTAGGCCAGCAAAACAAAATCACCCTTACAAACCCTATGAAATACTGCCAAACTGTACCTTTTATTTGTTACAATTTCAGtttgtgtattttttcaaaatactTATGTAAAACATAGAGGGTGGCGCCAGGTTATTGATATGGCAGTGTGGAAGCAGCAATGGAGGTGTGTATCTTTATAATTTTAGGGCTTCAGTATCTCTAAGCACTAATAGCACAGTATGGGCTGCTAAAGTAACTTTTCCGCGGGGGGTATTGGCTGCCCTATAGAACACGTTTCTCCTCAAAAATAGCATAAATGGGTTTGCTTTAGTTTTTGTGCACACAAAATAAAACCTTTAAACATGAAGCTATAACTATTCAACAGATTAATTTTTCTACCTTTGTATGTTCATATGGGACTTCAACTGATGGATGGTAACAGACAATTGTTTTCCCGTCTGATGTCATGGCCAACTCCACCTTGCTGAAGAAGCACAATTTAAAGAATGAAAAACTGCATTGTTTCTTTCGTGTGCtagaatttattttttccttttaaaatactGCAACATTCAGcatcttaatggagaaggaaaggctagtaaagagttaatctcaagctgctggcataccttcagttgtcttaatgctgcccttaagtc contains:
- the mrpl42 gene encoding 39S ribosomal protein L42, mitochondrial, translated to MEPIGNGIANPLYYKSTYAALPDDYNCKVELAMTSDGKTIVCYHPSVEVPYEHTKPLPQKDPLTSHTQTHELVLKARLNEVKAKPEPTKEELSKMFYTTKHQWYPVGQYHRRRMKKDPPKDR